The Bicyclus anynana chromosome Z, ilBicAnyn1.1, whole genome shotgun sequence genome window below encodes:
- the LOC112048355 gene encoding uncharacterized protein LOC112048355, with protein MRILAIIVLFSCLASQAMARPQDDAEPRAVANRGALLKRGLAGKQKTTTTTPAQEEVEYEDEGDYPAEGEAQEPSTEAAPSSTEGKKLVGGLPVRPFRSNTDLLETLKRRRAQAVGGKSQGGSSSVTQQQVEAQTEAPVKANFSKKRFNTATRETKAEDAPAPAPSKPSRGRFGRPSSRSVQEAEPEEQNDTTSPPARTGRTFSRRGGN; from the exons ATGAGGATACTGGCAAT aatcgTTTTGTTTTCGTGCCTGGCGAGTCAGGCAATGGCGCGGCCCCAGGATGATGCAGAGCCTCGTGCTGTCGCCAACAGAGGAGCCCTCCTCAAGCGAGGACTGGCGGGCAAACAGAAAACCACCACTACTACACCAGCACAg GAAGAAGTAGAatacgaagatgaaggagactACCCCGCAGAAGGGGAAGCTCAGGAGCCTTCCACAGAAGCTGCGCCATCATCCACAGAAGGCAAGAAGTTAGTCGGTGGACTTCCAGTACGGCCATTCAGAAGCAACACTGACTTATTAGAAACATTGAAGAGGCGACGTGCACAGGCTGTTGGAG GTAAAAGTCAAGGCGGCTCTTCATCTGTGACCCAGCAACAGGTCGAGGCTCAAACGGAAGCTCCGGTCAAGGCCAATTTCA GCAAGAAGCGATTCAACACAGCAACGCGGGAAACAAAGGCTGAAGATGCTCCGGCGCCAGCTCCATCCAAACCAAGCAGAGGACGCTTTGGAAGAC cATCTTCAAGGTCGGTCCAGGAAGCGGAACCTGAAGAACAGAACGACACCACTTCGCCTCCAGCGAGGACCGGAAGGACGTTCTCCAGACGGGGTGGCAACTGA